TTCCATTAATTACAATAACTCTAATTTCTGAAGAGTTGAAAGAAAAAGTATTTATTTGTGGGGAAGTTGATATAATTTTATCATTCATTTAAGTTTGCCTTAATTGATTTTGTTGGTTAAGAGTGCCTTTCTTTTCCAACACCATAATTTTAATGTATAATGTAATAGCATTGTCAAGTGCTAAAAATATTCTATATTTACATCTTGTATTTTTTTTTCAATATCTTTGAGGTTTTTTTCATAAATTAAACCTATTAAAGCTCTTTTATGAACTTCTTCCATTCTTCCACGAACCCAATTTGTAACAGTATGTGGTGTAACACCAAAAATTTCAGCAAGTTCTTTTTGAGTGATTCCAAGTTCTCGACAAGTCTTTTTAACTAAATTTTCTTCACTTTTTGCCTCTTTTTTTTCCAACCAAAACCCCTTTGTAATTTAAGATATTTTATCAACTTTTCGGACTTGACAAATCATTTTTTTTTTTTATAATTAGGTAGCTAAATTTTTTAGCAATTTTTCAAAGTACAAGGTTTTATTATGTCAAAAGATGGAAAAACTTCTCCAGCAAATAATAGTGCAAATCAACAAAATGCAAACAAAGGCACAAGTGGAACAAATAAAGCATATTCACAAACTGAAGGCAATCGTGGAAAACAGATGAATCCAAATCAAAAAGATAAATAACTCTCTTTAAAAAATGCTCGGACTCTTTCCGAGCAAAACAAAAATCTGATAAATTCTGGTGTCATTGTCGGACTTGTTCCGACAATCTTCTCAAAACGGTGAAGATTCCCGTGTCAAGCACGGGAATGACAAATTAAATTTATGCTTGTGGTTGTGTAGAAGATTTCTCTTTTGCTTTTATGATAAAGTCGTTTTGACTCTTTCGGTCTCCTGCAAACATTTGATGAGTTCCTCCAGAAAGTTTTATCGCTTTTTTCGGTTTTGTTGGGCAAACATCTTCACAAAGTCCGCAGAAAATACAAATCGAAAGTGAAACTTCAGGAATTTTCGCAGGTTTCTTTTCTCCCGTTTTCACCATTTCAATAGCTTCGACTGGGCAAATTTTTCCACATGACGAACAGCCTGTGCAAATTTCACGATCGATTTCATGTTGTCCTCGAAATCTTTCAGAGTTGTGAGCTAGTTCGCTTCTTGCATCAATTTCAGCTTTTGGTTTTCCAATTGAATTTGCAACAGAAGTTAGATTTCTAAGAATTTGTAAAATCATTGAACACCTCCTAAAAAGTATATTTTTGCAAAAATGACAAATGCCAAATTCATGAAAGAGATCGGAAGAAGATATGACCATGAAAAATTAAGCATTTGTGAGACTCGAAGTCGTGGAGTTGTCGCACGAATTAAGAGCATGAACATTGCCATAATTAGAAGTTTGAGAAGCAGACACCAAAAACTATCAAAGAAAAATCCTTTTGTACCTCCAAAGAATAGTACGGAAGCCATCGCAAAGACGATCAGAAATTCAGCAAACTCGGCAAGTTTCAAAAGAAAATAGTTTGTTCCACTATATTCTGTGTAAAAACCATAGACAACTTCCTGTTCAGCATCGGGAATATTGAAAGGTGGCTGTTCCAAAACTCCGAGAACTGAAATGAAAAATAGCACAAACGACGGTAAAAGAATTAAAGCACTTATTACATTTGTTTGTTCCACAATTTCACTCAAATTCATAGTTCCAAAAAGCAGAGCTGGAGCAAGAGCTGAAAGGAAAAACGGAGTCTCCATTGAGATTGTTTGAGTTAAAATCCGAATTCCACCAAGAATAGAGTATTTGTTATTTGAACCAAAACCAGTCAAAAATAGTAAAAACGGCTCAATTCCAACAAAAACAATTAGAGCTAAAACACCAAATTCAGTTGAAACAAGTTCTGTTCCAACTCCATTCCACGGAATAAATGCGACTGGAGTAATTGCAATTACAGGTGCTAGAATTGGGATACTTGAAAAGAGAAGTGGATCGATTCCTTTCGGTGTGATACTCTCTTTCGTTAGTAGTTTTGAAAAGTCGTAAAATGTTTGCATTGTTCCCATTGGTCCATTGTAGTATGGACCAACTCTTTTATGAATAAGTGCTAAAAACTTTCTAAAAAACCAAAATACAAAAACTGCCCAAACTAAAACGAACAGAACCCCAGGGAAAACTAAAGCCCCGAAAAGTGTCTCCATCATCTGTCTAAATCTCCTTGACAAATATACATACTTCCAAAAACAATCGGAATATCTGAAATTGTATTTCCCTCTAAAAGTTTTTCAACCATCATTGTATGAGTGAAACTTGGAGCTTTTATTTTGAGTCGGTAAGGATTTTTTCCTTTCTCTTCAGTAACAAGATGCATCATCAATTCGCCTCTTGCCCATTCAACTCGACTAATTGCTTCACCTTTTGGTAGTTTTTTTGGAACTTTCACCATGTGGTCTTTTTCTAAATTGTAAGTTCCGTCTTCAGCACCTTTTTTGATATTTTCGATTGCCTGTTTGAGAATTTTCATACTTTCATCAAGTTCATCAAAAATCACTTCAAAACGACTTCGTGCCGAACCTTCGTCCCGAGTTACAACATCAAATTCCATTTTGTCATATCCAGCATACGGTTCATCTTTCCGAATATCAGTTTTGACTCCAGAAGCCCGAGCCACAACACCAGAAAGTGAAAACTCATGCACCTCATCGTATTTAACAATTCCGACTGTCGAAGCTCTTTTTTGCATTGTTGGGTTTTTTACAAAGATTCCTCTAAATTGGTCTCTTTTTCCCTCATAATATGAGATTGCTTTCTCAAGAGTCTCTAAAGTTTCAAGTTTCAAAGGAAATCTAACTCCACCTGCTTCTACTGAAGCTGTCGCAATTCTTGCCCCACTGTAATCTTCAAGAAAATCTAAAAATCCTTCTCGTGTGTCCATTGCCCACATCTGTAAAGTGTGAAGTCCCATCGTTCCAAAAAAGCCACCAATTCCCATAAAGTGAGATGAGATTCGACCAACTTCACCTAAAACGACTCTCATCATTTCAGCAAGTGGAGTGATTTTGACTCCTGCAATTTCTTCAAGAGCTTGAGCATAACAGATCATTGGATTTGTATTGTCCATGAAACAGATTCTTTCAACAACTGTTATACAGCCGATGAAATCTTTCTTTTCAGCAAGACTCTCAAGACCTCGCCAAACAAAACCGATGTCAGCTCGAACTTTTAAAATATCCTCACCATCAACATCAACTCGTAATCGGAGAGGCCCACTTGCTGGGTGAGTTGGACCCCAATTCAAAGTCGTTACAGAACCATCATTTTCAGAAAATTCGTTTTCAAAATTTTCGTAGATTTCATTGATTTTTGAATTTATCTCTTTCTCATGTGCGACGGTGTCAAAATCTTTTCGATAAGGACCTTTTCCGTAAAAATCGCTAGAAATAATAATCGGTTGCAAATCGGGATGTCCGACAAAATCAATTGCATAATTTGAGAAAGTTTCCCGTTCGTGCCAATCCGCACCACCAAAAATTGGAGTAATGGAATCAACTTTTGCATCATCTCGCGGAATATCCATTTTCACCCACAAATTCTTATTGCCGATGAGGTCGGTAAAAAAGTAGTTCATCTCAAATTTATTTTCCGCAATAAAATCTGTTGCCGAAATTGTGATAACTGTTTTGTATCCAAACTTCTTGATTTTTTCCGCCGTATGTTTCAAAGTCGATGGATCAGCAATTCGTCCCTTGAGCCAATTTTTTTTGTAATCTCGTAAATCGTGTATAACTGTGCTTAAACTCAAAATTTCATCTCCTTCCAAAGTCCGCCTTTACTTGCTTCACTCGGTTCTCCACTTTTAATCTTCTTTTTCAGATCTTCCAACCCTGAAATAATTGCTTCTGGTCTTGGCGGACAACCTGCAATAAAAACATCTGCGGGAAGAATCTCTGTTACATTTTTGATAACTGTCATAGATTCGTTGTAAGGTCCTCCGTCATAAGCACAAGCTCCGAGTGCCACAACATAACTAGGTTCAGGCATTTGTGCATAAGTTCGTAAAAGAACAGGCAAAATCTTTTTTGATACAAGTCCTGTGATAAACATCACATCTGCTTGTCTTGGTGTTGGAGTCGGCAAATATCCGTATCTCTCCCAATCGTATCTTGGTCCCATTGCTGCTGCCATTTCCAGCGAACAGCATCCGCTACAAAAATGCACCATCCACGGCGATTCACTTCGAGCATAGTCGAAAAAGTCTAAAATCTTAATCATTTGCTTCCTTTGTTATATTCTTTCATTGCGATAGAAATTGAAATCCCCAAAATTAGAGAAAAAATTGCTAAATATGTTAGCGATTCTACACTTTCATCAAAAAGTAAAACTGAGAAAAAAAGCCCTGCTGTATCAACTGCGATAAAGAAAATTGCAAAAACAAAATAGCTAAAGTTAATTTTTTGAGGAGTTTCACTGCTTGGCGGGAGTCCGCATTCAAAATGATCCGTTTTTACTCGGTTCGGGCGATATGGTGCAACTGAAACACCAAGA
This genomic stretch from Thiovulum sp. ES harbors:
- a CDS encoding plasmid maintenance system antidote protein (PFAM: Helix-turn-helix); this encodes MEKKEAKSEENLVKKTCRELGITQKELAEIFGVTPHTVTNWVRGRMEEVHKRALIGLIYEKNLKDIEKKIQDVNIEYF
- a CDS encoding NADH:ubiquinone oxidoreductase subunit 1 (chain H) (PFAM: NADH dehydrogenase) yields the protein MMETLFGALVFPGVLFVLVWAVFVFWFFRKFLALIHKRVGPYYNGPMGTMQTFYDFSKLLTKESITPKGIDPLLFSSIPILAPVIAITPVAFIPWNGVGTELVSTEFGVLALIVFVGIEPFLLFLTGFGSNNKYSILGGIRILTQTISMETPFFLSALAPALLFGTMNLSEIVEQTNVISALILLPSFVLFFISVLGVLEQPPFNIPDAEQEVVYGFYTEYSGTNYFLLKLAEFAEFLIVFAMASVLFFGGTKGFFFDSFWCLLLKLLIMAMFMLLIRATTPRLRVSQMLNFSWSYLLPISFMNLAFVIFAKIYFLGGVQ
- a CDS encoding NADH:ubiquinone oxidoreductase 49 kD subunit 7 (PFAM: Respiratory-chain NADH dehydrogenase, 30 Kd subunit; Respiratory-chain NADH dehydrogenase, 49 Kd subunit), which gives rise to MSLSTVIHDLRDYKKNWLKGRIADPSTLKHTAEKIKKFGYKTVITISATDFIAENKFEMNYFFTDLIGNKNLWVKMDIPRDDAKVDSITPIFGGADWHERETFSNYAIDFVGHPDLQPIIISSDFYGKGPYRKDFDTVAHEKEINSKINEIYENFENEFSENDGSVTTLNWGPTHPASGPLRLRVDVDGEDILKVRADIGFVWRGLESLAEKKDFIGCITVVERICFMDNTNPMICYAQALEEIAGVKITPLAEMMRVVLGEVGRISSHFMGIGGFFGTMGLHTLQMWAMDTREGFLDFLEDYSGARIATASVEAGGVRFPLKLETLETLEKAISYYEGKRDQFRGIFVKNPTMQKRASTVGIVKYDEVHEFSLSGVVARASGVKTDIRKDEPYAGYDKMEFDVVTRDEGSARSRFEVIFDELDESMKILKQAIENIKKGAEDGTYNLEKDHMVKVPKKLPKGEAISRVEWARGELMMHLVTEEKGKNPYRLKIKAPSFTHTMMVEKLLEGNTISDIPIVFGSMYICQGDLDR
- a CDS encoding NADH-quinone oxidoreductase, B subunit (PFAM: NADH ubiquinone oxidoreductase, 20 Kd subunit~TIGRFAM: NADH-quinone oxidoreductase, B subunit), giving the protein MIKILDFFDYARSESPWMVHFCSGCCSLEMAAAMGPRYDWERYGYLPTPTPRQADVMFITGLVSKKILPVLLRTYAQMPEPSYVVALGACAYDGGPYNESMTVIKNVTEILPADVFIAGCPPRPEAIISGLEDLKKKIKSGEPSEASKGGLWKEMKF
- a CDS encoding NADH:ubiquinone oxidoreductase subunit 3 (chain A) (PFAM: NADH-ubiquinone/plastoquinone oxidoreductase, chain 3), which produces METLLIFMFLTFVGIVLLYFLGVSVAPYRPNRVKTDHFECGLPPSSETPQKINFSYFVFAIFFIAVDTAGLFFSVLLFDESVESLTYLAIFSLILGISISIAMKEYNKGSK